The DNA sequence CCCCAGCTCATCCGGCTCGCCCAAAGGTCCGAGATGGCGCAAAAGACCATCCCCTGGCGCCAGCACGGCCTGAGCCAGACGTTGCCAGCTGGCGAGCGAGCCGGCCATTACCAACCCGCTCCCCGCCAATGCCTGGATCAGAAAACGACGCCGCCCCTGATTCGGAGCTCCCCGGGACTGTTCAACCATGGCCATCTCCTCCACCGCGCTGCAGGGCCCACCCACCACAGGTCATGATCCGTCCTTATCGATGACGGCTTCATGACCCTCTGCGGATGGCGCGATGACAGTGGCCGCGCATCCGGGCGAGCCGCTGCCTGACCACAGGGGATGATATGACCGATTACGGCCGTGCGATTACGTACCCCGAATGGCTCCGGAACCGCTGCGATTCTCGCGCGAGGTGACCAGACCGGCGTTGACCGACAGTACAATCACCACGCTCTAACCCCTCGCCCATACGAAGCGATACCATGAGACCGCACCGCATCTGAATCAAGGCGCCCCCTCAGCCCTCGAGCAAACTGCGCAACATCCACGCCGTCTTCTCGTGCAGTTGGATGCGCTGGGTCAGCAGATCGGCAGTGGCTTCATCACCGGCAGATTCCACATCGGGGAATAGGCTTCGCGCGGTACGCACGACGGCTTCCTGGCCTTCGACCAGCAGGCGGATCATGTCCTGCGCCGCCGGAACGCCATCGGTTTCAGGTATGCTCCCGAGCCCGGCGAACGCTTTGTAGGTCCCCGGCGCCGGAAAACCCAGTGAACGGATCCGTTCGGCAATCTGATCGACAGCAAGCGCCAGCTCGGTGTACTGCGTCTCGAACATGAGATGCAGCGTCTGAAACATGGGACCCGTGACGTTCCAATGAAAGTTATGCGTCTTCAAATAGAGCGTGTAGGTATCTGCCAGCAGCCGCGACAATCCATCTGCAATTCGGGCGCGGTCGGCTTCTTTGATCCCGATATCGATTTTCATGGGAACACTCCTCTCACCGTGACTCGGCGATTGATCAGGTTATGGCCAGTAACGCTTGTGGATAATCCAATCCCATTGGCGACGCTTGTTGACCCAGCGGAAAACTGATCGGGAGACAGACTCAGTCCGCGGTCAGCTGGATCCGGCCATTGACCCGCACCACCAGTTCGGTAACGCCCGATTCGCTCGCCAGGGGCACGGCGGACTGTTTGCTCAGCATCATCATCCGCGATTCCGCCAATTGACCGCCCCCATTTCGTATATCGTCCAGATTCATCTCGACAATGCGAAAGCCTGATGCATCCAAGGCCTGTTGCACCACCTCGGCCCGATGGCGAAACGCGGCGATCGCCGATTGCGTCAAAGCCTCTTCGGCTTCCCGACGTCGATCGGGCGAAACGGTGAAATCAACCCGCTGAACCACCATTCCCTCCGCCTGCAGGGCACCGATCAAGGCGCCATTCTTCTCGAAATCAGCGCCTTCCAGCGAGAACTGGGCTTGCGCGCGCCAACCGATGAATGCTCCGTCTTTATCGACCTCCGGCACGGTTTGGTAGTTCCGGCTTTGAAAGCGCACGTGCGAATAGGCGCGCGCGCCAGCGAGTGCCTGCTCGATTTTGCGGTTCATCACCCGGCCCAGTCGTGCCGGATCCGGATCACGCAGCTCGAACGCCAGTAACGCCGACATCCAGTCATTGGTGATTTCCTGGCGGGCTTCGCCCGAGAGCGTCACCAGATCGTAATCGATGGACGGTGTGCCCGCCGGGGCACTTCCGTCGCCCACCGAGCTATTGCACGCTGTCAGTGCGGTCAGGGCTGTTGCCGCCAATCCAATCATCCACGCCCGAGCCCACAGTCCACTATTCATGTTCGGTCCTCACTCAGATGGCAATCGATCATTGCGTTCTACCTGCTTGGCCTGATCCCACAGCGCCTCCATGCGCGCCCGCACAGCAGGATCGGGAGCAAGCCCCTCACGGGCCAATGCCTGCTCGACCCATTGAAACCGACGAATGAACTTGGCATTGGCTCGGCGCAGGGCGGCTTCTGCATCGAGATCCAGAAAGCGGCTGAGTTGCGCCACCGAGAACAGGACGTCTCCCAACTCCTCTTCCACCCGGTCCGCTGACTCTTGGGCCGCAAGCGCCTGTTCGACCTCATCCATTTCCTCGCGCACCTTGGCCACGATATCCGCGACAGCGCCCCAGTCAAACCCCACCCGGGCGGCGCGCCGTCCCAGTTTTTGCGCACGCATCAGTCCAGGCAGAGCGGCCGGCACATCCACAAGCGCCCCGTCCCCCTTTCCCGATACCTGCCGCTCGCCCTGCTTGATGCGCTCCCAACGTGCCGGGTCATGCGTCAGGTTCGGATCCGCAAACACATGGGGATGCCGGCGTACAAGCTTATCGGCCATTCCGGCGGCAACGGCCGAAAAATCGAACCAGCCCCGCTCTTCGGCCAAACGGCTATGAAAAACCACCTGAAACAGTAGATCCCCTAGTTCCTCACGCAGCGCAGCCGGATCCGGAAACTCCCGGTCCAATACATCGACAACCTCATAGCTTTCCTCCAGCAGATAGGGAATCAGCGAGCGGAAATCCTGGTCACGGTCCCAGGGACATCCGGTCTCCGGATCCCGCAGCTGAGCCATCACGCGTAGCAACTCTTCCATATCAGGCGCCCTCTGGCGGAACGAGGGCCAGTTTCTCGGCAAGATTGATGATCATCGCAGCGGTCGCCCCCCAGATATTCCACGGTCCATAGACGATGGTGTGATAGGTGAGTTCGCGATCTTTGATCTGCACCGTGCGTCGCTGATGATTTGCCGGGTCCATGAGAAAGGTGAGCGGCACCTCGAAGACCTCGGAAACCTCATTCGGATCCGGCTGCAGCGACAGATCCGGCGGGACAAATCCCACCACGGGCGTGATACAAAACCCGCTCACCGTCACATGCGGATCGAGATAACCGATCACATGTACCTGATCCGATGGAAGCCCCAATTCCTCCGCGCTCTCACGCAGGGCGGTCTGGATGGCATCGACATCCTCCGGCTCTGCGCCGCCACCGGGGAAACTGATCTGCCCGCCATGATGGCGCAGATGGGCGGTCCGCTGGGTGAGCAAGATTCGTGAGCCGGCTGGATCGCGCACGATCGGGACCAGGACCGACGCCGCACGCAGGCGCTCCAGCGGTACCGGGAGAAGATCCAGCGGCAGGTTGAGTGGACCGGGGAACTCATGCAGACACGCCGGCGCCGGTGCCGGAAGCGAATTCGCCAACCGGCTGATAATGTCGTCCAGGATCGGTTCTTTCATCGATTCTGCCTGCGAAGCCCGCATCATCTTCAGTGCGGGACCGGACCGGGGCGCCAATCCGAGATACGTAGCGATGTGCCCGTTCAGCCCGGCGGCCAAGTCATCTGACGCCCGCCCAGCACATGCAGATGAATATGGTATACCGTCTGCCCTCCGGCCAGATTGCAGTTCATGATTGTGCGATAGCCCTGGTCGGCAATGCCTTCCTGGTGAGCAACCGCCTGGGCGGCGAGCACCATCTCGCCCATCAGAGACGCATCTTCGGGCATCAGGTCGTTGAGCGTGGCAATGTGGCGCCGCGGAATCACCAGCACATGGGTCGGGGCCTGCGCATGCAGATCCCGAAATGCGATCACCGACTCGGTCTCATACACGATCTGAGCAGGTAGCTCACCCTTGACGATTCGACAAAAAATACAGTCGGCCATGCGATTCGCTCCTTGCGGTCCTCAAACGTTCAGAAAGACTCATCGGCCGGATGAGACCCCGGATCGGTCTGCGCCACCCGGTGGCGACCGCTGAAGGCATGCGACAGGGTGCCACTGTCGACATAGGTGAGTTCACCCCCCATCGGCACCCCATGCGCAATCCGGCTGGCATGAACGCCGATCTGCGCTGCCTGCGCGGCCAGATAGTGCGCCGTGGCCTCCCCTTCCACGGTTGGGTTGGTGGCGAGAATGACTTCACGCACACCGCGCCGCAGCCGTTCTGAAAACCGGTCCAGACCCAGTTCCTCCGGCCCAA is a window from the Candidatus Macondimonas diazotrophica genome containing:
- the mazG gene encoding nucleoside triphosphate pyrophosphohydrolase produces the protein MEELLRVMAQLRDPETGCPWDRDQDFRSLIPYLLEESYEVVDVLDREFPDPAALREELGDLLFQVVFHSRLAEERGWFDFSAVAAGMADKLVRRHPHVFADPNLTHDPARWERIKQGERQVSGKGDGALVDVPAALPGLMRAQKLGRRAARVGFDWGAVADIVAKVREEMDEVEQALAAQESADRVEEELGDVLFSVAQLSRFLDLDAEAALRRANAKFIRRFQWVEQALAREGLAPDPAVRARMEALWDQAKQVERNDRLPSE
- a CDS encoding SIMPL domain-containing protein (The SIMPL domain is named for its presence in mouse protein SIMPL (signalling molecule that associates with mouse pelle-like kinase). Bacterial member BP26, from Brucella, was shown to assemble into a channel-like structure, while YggE from E. coli has been associated with resistance to oxidative stress.); translated protein: MNSGLWARAWMIGLAATALTALTACNSSVGDGSAPAGTPSIDYDLVTLSGEARQEITNDWMSALLAFELRDPDPARLGRVMNRKIEQALAGARAYSHVRFQSRNYQTVPEVDKDGAFIGWRAQAQFSLEGADFEKNGALIGALQAEGMVVQRVDFTVSPDRRREAEEALTQSAIAAFRHRAEVVQQALDASGFRIVEMNLDDIRNGGGQLAESRMMMLSKQSAVPLASESGVTELVVRVNGRIQLTAD
- a CDS encoding Dps family protein; its protein translation is MKIDIGIKEADRARIADGLSRLLADTYTLYLKTHNFHWNVTGPMFQTLHLMFETQYTELALAVDQIAERIRSLGFPAPGTYKAFAGLGSIPETDGVPAAQDMIRLLVEGQEAVVRTARSLFPDVESAGDEATADLLTQRIQLHEKTAWMLRSLLEG
- a CDS encoding CoA pyrophosphatase; its protein translation is MKEPILDDIISRLANSLPAPAPACLHEFPGPLNLPLDLLPVPLERLRAASVLVPIVRDPAGSRILLTQRTAHLRHHGGQISFPGGGAEPEDVDAIQTALRESAEELGLPSDQVHVIGYLDPHVTVSGFCITPVVGFVPPDLSLQPDPNEVSEVFEVPLTFLMDPANHQRRTVQIKDRELTYHTIVYGPWNIWGATAAMIINLAEKLALVPPEGA
- a CDS encoding histidine triad nucleotide-binding protein yields the protein MADCIFCRIVKGELPAQIVYETESVIAFRDLHAQAPTHVLVIPRRHIATLNDLMPEDASLMGEMVLAAQAVAHQEGIADQGYRTIMNCNLAGGQTVYHIHLHVLGGRQMTWPPG